One part of the Planctomycetia bacterium genome encodes these proteins:
- a CDS encoding prepilin-type N-terminal cleavage/methylation domain-containing protein has product MEMAIRKHDLMRNSRAGFTLVELLSVIAILAFASAVIAPMAANWWMTQRLQGAIDDLRTDWIHARTAAMDEGRVYRFQILSSEQQYRIAPNEIAYWPEQASGVNAPPTGDPDEDAGVVIEKSLPNNLHFEAANDMVNISGGNPDSTWLFLPDGRAKLLDGTGREHQQASILIVEQAGRRRQLTMRALTAQAQQVPIQQPQ; this is encoded by the coding sequence ATGGAAATGGCCATCCGCAAACACGATCTGATGCGCAATAGCCGTGCCGGTTTTACCCTGGTGGAATTGCTTTCGGTGATTGCGATTCTTGCATTTGCCAGCGCAGTCATTGCGCCGATGGCAGCCAACTGGTGGATGACCCAGCGGCTTCAAGGAGCTATTGATGATCTGCGGACCGACTGGATTCACGCCCGCACTGCTGCGATGGATGAAGGCCGGGTTTACCGCTTTCAAATTCTGAGCAGCGAGCAGCAGTACCGCATCGCACCGAATGAAATCGCCTACTGGCCAGAGCAGGCCAGCGGTGTGAATGCACCGCCAACCGGTGATCCGGATGAAGATGCCGGAGTAGTGATTGAAAAAAGTCTGCCGAATAATCTCCATTTCGAAGCCGCCAACGACATGGTGAATATCAGTGGCGGCAATCCTGATTCCACCTGGCTGTTCCTGCCTGATGGAAGAGCCAAGTTACTGGACGGAACCGGACGTGAACATCAGCAGGCAAGTATTCTCATCGTGGAACAGGCTGGCAGACGCCGACAATTAACCATGCGAGCTTTGACAGCCCAGGCTCAACAGGTACCAATACAGCAACCACAGTAA
- a CDS encoding prepilin-type N-terminal cleavage/methylation domain-containing protein, translated as MMIRHVTRQTGRNVRAGFTLAELLAVVAILAILAGVAIPTYITLIGNQRIRVAKTECKKFASILKNFAADNQDEFPQTNGFPMMNGGLDFLVSAGMLPQVPLDPWGRPYFFELVQSPTGAYEPIVISGGPDGNGHPQTRSDAQ; from the coding sequence ATGATGATACGACACGTAACCCGACAGACAGGCCGCAACGTTCGAGCAGGTTTTACCCTGGCTGAACTGCTGGCCGTCGTTGCCATTCTCGCCATTCTGGCAGGCGTGGCTATTCCAACTTACATCACACTGATCGGCAACCAGCGTATTCGCGTCGCCAAGACCGAGTGCAAGAAGTTTGCCTCCATTCTGAAGAATTTCGCAGCCGACAACCAGGATGAATTTCCCCAGACCAACGGCTTCCCGATGATGAATGGCGGGCTGGATTTCCTGGTTTCAGCAGGGATGCTGCCACAGGTTCCATTGGATCCCTGGGGTCGACCTTATTTCTTTGAACTGGTTCAGTCACCCACCGGCGCCTACGAACCCATTGTGATTTCGGGAGGCCCGGATGGAAATGGCCATCCGCAAACACGATCTGATGCGCAATAG